The sequence TTTCAATCCTGTAAGATAAAGCAAAATTATAAAACCTATAAAAGAACTCAAAAGTCCCATTGAACCAAAAAACTGAATCGGCTTTGTGGAAAAACTCTGAAGGAATTTCACTGTCACAAGGTCAAGCAAGACCTTGAAGGTTCTTGAAATACCGTATTTTGACCTTCCTTTAAATCTCGGATAGTGTTTTACTGGGACCTCGGTGACCCTTACTCCATACCAGCTAGCAACAGCAGGAATGAATCTGTGCATCTCGCCATAGAGTCTCAGATTTTTAACTATATCCTTTCTGTATGCCTTAAGTGAGCAACCGTAATCATGAAGCCTCACTCCAGTAACCTTGCTTATTAGCCAGTTAGCTACAATTGACGGTAATCTTCTTGAGAAAAAGGGGTCCTTTCTCTCCTTCCTCCAGCCACTCACAAGGTCATAATCACTTATTAGTTCAAGAAGTTTAGGTATATCTTCAGGATCATTCTGAAGATCTGCATCCATGGTAATGATAACATCACCCCTTGCAAAATCAAAACCTGCAGCAAAGGCTGCAGTCTGGCCAAAGTTCCTTCTGAGACTCAGCACTACAACATGTCTGTCATCTTTCTGAAGGGATTCGAGTATCTCTAAGGTCCTATCAGTACTTCCATCATCA comes from Thermodesulfovibrionales bacterium and encodes:
- a CDS encoding glycosyltransferase family 2 protein, giving the protein MILSVVIPVYNEEENIPVLHERLRAVLDRLGKEYEIIYVDDGSTDRTLEILESLQKDDRHVVVLSLRRNFGQTAAFAAGFDFARGDVIITMDADLQNDPEDIPKLLELISDYDLVSGWRKERKDPFFSRRLPSIVANWLISKVTGVRLHDYGCSLKAYRKDIVKNLRLYGEMHRFIPAVASWYGVRVTEVPVKHYPRFKGRSKYGISRTFKVLLDLVTVKFLQSFSTKPIQFFGSMGLLSSFIGFIILLYLTGLKLFKGASIGGRPLLILGVLLIVVGVQFIGMGLLGEMLVRVYHESQRKPIYVLKKIIGL